One window from the genome of Syntrophorhabdaceae bacterium encodes:
- a CDS encoding nuclear transport factor 2 family protein, with protein sequence MYRREDPIVTDRAYVASLFDHLRHDKAKFFEKVSDDVQWTVMGSHSLAGDYFGKENFLDHTFRRLEKLLKEGMVLAIRNIMVDGDLAAVELEALSTAKNGKPFNNRYCWIVKFDGGIIKEVRAYLDSALVQRLIDENETPA encoded by the coding sequence ATGTATCGAAGGGAGGATCCCATCGTGACAGACAGGGCATACGTGGCCTCATTGTTCGACCATCTGAGGCACGACAAGGCAAAGTTTTTCGAGAAGGTGTCGGACGACGTGCAGTGGACCGTTATGGGGAGCCATTCCCTGGCGGGCGACTATTTCGGCAAGGAAAACTTCCTCGACCATACGTTCAGGAGGCTTGAGAAGCTCTTGAAGGAAGGTATGGTGCTGGCCATAAGGAACATCATGGTCGATGGCGACCTTGCCGCGGTCGAGCTGGAGGCTCTATCGACCGCCAAGAACGGCAAGCCTTTCAATAACCGCTATTGCTGGATAGTAAAGTTTGACGGGGGGATAATCAAGGAGGTCCGGGCCTATCTCGACTCCGCTCTCGTCCAAAGACTGATCGACGAAAACGAAACACCGGCATAA
- a CDS encoding class II SORL domain-containing protein has product MDRRSFLKGAVLGTAMAGAAVEALAADRFFPVKVDQSLFGAINKVKDTSNKTPLEKTHAPVVTAPLTVKAGEPFMVEVSVGEIAHPMGQAHWIEFISLEIGNEPAGRTDFQSRGYLSPKVAFMVTLVKEAAPAGKVTLIAHQRCNLHGYWEGSTDITVT; this is encoded by the coding sequence ATGGACAGAAGAAGCTTCTTGAAAGGTGCGGTCCTTGGAACCGCGATGGCCGGTGCTGCCGTGGAGGCATTGGCTGCGGACAGGTTTTTCCCCGTGAAGGTGGATCAAAGTCTCTTCGGGGCGATCAACAAGGTCAAGGACACGTCGAACAAAACCCCTCTCGAGAAAACTCACGCTCCCGTGGTAACCGCTCCCCTAACGGTCAAGGCAGGCGAGCCCTTTATGGTCGAAGTGAGCGTGGGGGAGATCGCCCATCCTATGGGACAAGCCCACTGGATCGAGTTTATCTCCCTTGAAATAGGCAATGAGCCTGCAGGCAGGACTGATTTTCAATCCCGTGGATACTTGAGCCCCAAGGTAGCCTTCATGGTAACCCTGGTAAAAGAAGCGGCCCCCGCGGGCAAAGTGACGCTCATCGCTCACCAGCGCTGCAATCTGCACGGGTACTGGGAGGGGAGTACCGATATTACGGTAACCTGA
- a CDS encoding phospholipase D-like domain-containing protein gives MKTGRFFLLFLFLVSILALGAGCATLPDVSEMIDDAPSGRITAQIASAKGLLSPKQSKALLERLQWSVDATDMVQRYSAVIESVSESRLTKGNRVTLLVNGPATYAAMFKAVENARDHVNLETYIMEDIEDDTGRKFADLLLQKQAEGVQVNLIYDSVGSYITPGQFFQRLRDGGIRVVEFNPVNPLKHRGKWRLAVSDHRKILIVDGKVVITGGVNISQVYSSGSSAGGEEKEGAMPWRDTDVQIEGPAVAEFQKLFLDTWEKQKDAPLSPRNYFPDPEEKGNALVGVLGSTSGEANRITFIMYVAAITFAENSLHMTNAYFVPDHQTAEALADAAKRGVEVKIILAGTTDSSLAQYAGESYYYDLLKSGVKLYKRRNALLHAKTLVIDGIWSTVGSTNMDFWSFSTNDEVNAVILSREFAGEMEKMFVQDLAESDQIRLEEWKERPFFLKIREWFSRLFVRLL, from the coding sequence ATGAAAACAGGTAGATTCTTCCTGCTGTTCCTTTTCTTGGTTTCAATCTTAGCCCTCGGTGCAGGATGCGCGACCCTGCCGGACGTCTCCGAAATGATCGATGATGCGCCGTCTGGCAGGATAACGGCGCAAATCGCTTCCGCCAAAGGACTATTGTCTCCCAAGCAGAGCAAGGCCCTCCTGGAACGGTTGCAGTGGTCCGTCGATGCGACGGATATGGTGCAACGTTATAGCGCGGTGATAGAATCCGTGAGTGAGAGCCGGTTAACGAAGGGGAACAGAGTTACCCTCCTTGTGAACGGTCCGGCCACCTATGCCGCCATGTTCAAAGCAGTAGAAAACGCACGTGACCATGTCAATCTCGAAACCTACATTATGGAAGATATTGAAGACGACACAGGTCGAAAATTCGCCGATCTGTTATTGCAGAAACAAGCGGAAGGGGTCCAGGTAAATCTCATCTATGATAGTGTAGGCAGTTACATTACCCCCGGTCAATTCTTTCAGCGCCTGCGCGACGGGGGGATTCGGGTTGTCGAATTTAACCCCGTGAACCCTCTGAAACACCGCGGAAAATGGCGTCTCGCCGTATCGGACCATCGTAAAATCCTGATTGTCGACGGCAAAGTCGTCATTACCGGGGGGGTCAACATCAGCCAGGTCTATTCAAGCGGTTCTTCTGCGGGAGGAGAGGAAAAAGAAGGCGCGATGCCATGGCGCGATACGGACGTCCAAATCGAAGGTCCTGCCGTGGCTGAGTTCCAAAAGCTGTTTCTCGACACGTGGGAGAAACAGAAGGATGCGCCTCTCTCCCCACGGAACTACTTCCCCGATCCGGAAGAAAAGGGAAATGCCCTTGTCGGGGTATTGGGCAGTACTTCAGGGGAGGCCAACAGGATCACGTTCATCATGTATGTGGCTGCTATCACCTTCGCAGAGAACTCACTTCATATGACGAATGCCTATTTTGTCCCCGACCACCAGACGGCGGAGGCCCTGGCCGATGCGGCAAAGCGCGGCGTTGAAGTAAAGATAATTCTTGCCGGAACTACTGATTCATCTTTGGCCCAATATGCAGGAGAATCGTACTATTACGATCTCCTGAAATCGGGGGTAAAGTTATACAAGCGTCGCAATGCGTTGCTTCATGCGAAAACCCTGGTAATCGACGGGATCTGGTCTACAGTGGGCTCAACCAATATGGACTTCTGGAGCTTTTCAACCAATGACGAAGTGAATGCGGTTATTCTGAGCCGCGAGTTCGCGGGAGAAATGGAAAAGATGTTTGTTCAGGATCTTGCGGAGTCGGACCAGATTCGATTGGAGGAATGGAAAGAAAGACCTTTCTTCCTCAAGATCCGGGAGTGGTTCTCCCGTCTGTTTGTCCGCTTGTTGTAG
- a CDS encoding DMT family transporter, with the protein MRREFTANAGAFIAALLFGASVVAVRVAVRDIPPLTLAILRFGQGGFLLLLFLLLWSRDLLRIRAKDIPYLLLLGVIFFTIFPVTFNMSLRLTEASRGALMLATMPLWSVLIARATKKERLSPRQTCGVLLTFAGVGIVLAERGLTFGGKSLSLAGDALMLITALCGAVYGVLAKRMLIRYKALTVTAYTMIFGTLLLVPVVFIEDPASAVARLNTNIVLVVLFLGIFGGAIGYLLWTFALTRLSPTQVAVYVNLNPMIATLLGAALLAEKLTGIFIAGFVAVLAGVLLVNLPARARPVSNR; encoded by the coding sequence ATGAGACGTGAATTCACTGCCAATGCGGGTGCCTTCATCGCGGCCCTCCTTTTCGGGGCCTCCGTCGTCGCCGTCCGCGTCGCCGTCCGTGATATCCCGCCCCTGACGCTCGCAATCCTGCGATTCGGTCAGGGCGGCTTCCTCCTGCTCCTCTTCCTGCTTTTATGGTCCAGGGACCTTCTCCGTATCAGGGCGAAGGATATCCCCTACCTTCTCCTTCTCGGCGTCATCTTCTTCACCATCTTCCCCGTGACCTTCAACATGAGCCTTCGCCTCACCGAGGCATCGAGAGGGGCGCTGATGCTCGCCACCATGCCTTTATGGAGCGTCCTTATTGCCCGGGCAACAAAGAAAGAACGTCTTAGCCCCCGCCAGACATGCGGAGTCCTGCTCACCTTCGCCGGCGTGGGGATCGTGCTCGCCGAGCGGGGATTGACCTTTGGCGGCAAGAGCCTCTCCCTTGCCGGAGATGCCCTTATGCTGATAACCGCGCTATGCGGCGCAGTCTACGGGGTGCTCGCAAAGCGCATGCTCATCCGATACAAGGCATTGACCGTGACCGCCTACACCATGATCTTCGGCACCCTGTTACTCGTGCCGGTGGTCTTTATAGAAGACCCCGCTTCCGCCGTGGCACGGCTGAATACCAATATCGTGCTGGTCGTGCTGTTTCTGGGAATATTCGGCGGGGCTATCGGCTATCTGCTCTGGACCTTCGCACTCACCCGCCTCTCGCCGACCCAGGTTGCGGTCTATGTAAACCTCAACCCCATGATCGCGACCTTATTGGGCGCCGCCCTTTTGGCCGAAAAACTGACAGGCATTTTTATCGCCGGATTTGTCGCGGTTCTGGCGGGGGTGCTCTTAGTCAATCTGCCGGCGAGGGCCCGACCTGTCTCGAATCGCTGA
- a CDS encoding 2-dehydropantoate 2-reductase: MRIAIFGTGGCGGYFGAQLARSGEDVVFIARGAHLCAIQSQGLRVETPKGDIHVHAVLATDDPARVGIADVVILGVKTWQVTEAARAMAPMIGPDTYVVPLQNGVEAASQLADVLGADHVLNGLCGTMSQIIAPGHIRSMGEAHFIKFAEMDKGSSPRAEKLRQAFEKAGVKVEIPPDIEVSLWEKFLFVVSFGGVGSVTRAPIGVLRTLPGTRRLLAQCLHEIVAVAQARQVALSAENVEKAMAFLDSLAPGGTTSMQRDIAEGKPSELDAWNGAVVRLGREAGIPTPLHEFLYDSLLPLELRARGTLDFA, from the coding sequence ATGCGAATTGCGATCTTCGGCACAGGGGGCTGCGGCGGGTACTTCGGCGCACAACTGGCGCGCTCGGGTGAGGATGTGGTCTTTATCGCGAGGGGGGCGCACCTGTGCGCGATCCAGAGTCAGGGCCTGCGGGTCGAAACTCCAAAAGGAGATATTCACGTCCACGCCGTATTGGCAACCGATGACCCCGCCCGGGTGGGGATAGCCGACGTGGTGATCCTTGGCGTCAAGACGTGGCAGGTTACCGAGGCGGCGCGGGCGATGGCGCCCATGATAGGGCCCGACACGTATGTGGTACCGCTGCAAAACGGCGTGGAAGCGGCTTCCCAACTCGCGGACGTATTGGGCGCGGACCACGTGCTGAACGGCCTGTGCGGGACTATGAGCCAAATTATTGCTCCGGGCCATATCCGAAGCATGGGGGAAGCCCATTTCATTAAATTCGCCGAAATGGACAAGGGATCGAGCCCACGGGCGGAAAAATTGCGACAGGCCTTCGAGAAAGCCGGAGTGAAGGTCGAAATTCCTCCTGACATAGAGGTATCCCTGTGGGAGAAATTCCTCTTCGTCGTCTCCTTCGGCGGGGTAGGCAGTGTGACAAGGGCGCCGATCGGGGTGCTCCGCACCCTCCCCGGGACAAGGCGGCTCCTCGCTCAGTGCCTTCACGAGATCGTTGCAGTGGCTCAGGCACGGCAGGTCGCCCTCTCTGCGGAAAACGTTGAAAAAGCGATGGCCTTTCTAGACTCCCTGGCGCCCGGCGGGACCACCTCGATGCAAAGGGATATTGCCGAAGGCAAGCCCTCGGAGCTGGACGCATGGAATGGCGCGGTAGTCCGGCTCGGCCGGGAAGCGGGCATACCTACGCCGCTCCACGAGTTTCTCTACGATAGCCTCCTGCCGCTCGAGCTCAGGGCCAGGGGCACGCTCGATTTTGCGTAG